Part of the Cydia pomonella isolate Wapato2018A chromosome 5, ilCydPomo1, whole genome shotgun sequence genome is shown below.
GTTAGATACCGATATACAAAATATCcatatacttttttaaaatattttttgtaatgttgtGTTCCGTTAttaagggccaattacatccacacttcacGATATCGGGCCGGAAGTCAGTCCCGgtgtcgggcctgataatcgttttccgtttcaatATAGCCCCtaaaatatcagcacatcgttaataaggaaatgtaaaaaatggttcatattcaaaaatattaaatatttaacatttttggcaattggagacaaagtattttttacatgtcaaatattgtaagcgctgatatttggtgaaacggaaaaatgcTCTTACTCGGGCCCAATATCGGGCTCTTGTTCGAAAAATTAATTCTATTGAgtgttattataaaagttaaataataatgcagactcataaggtatataatattatatctcTGTTACCTTGAATGTAGGGATTtgagtgtttttattatacttaactCATACATTAATTCCGAATGGTTTGATACAATGAAACTGGCTGATTTGAAAATACCGTTAAAGTGGCACTCTCACATAGTTCTGTCAACGTCAGTGTTGTAGAGTAAGATAAGGATGGAAAGCACGAAAATTTCGTCCATTGAACCGACTTCGTTCATTTTTTTTCCGGCCATCTGTACAGGCTAAAGCTCTTAACTTCTTAAGCCATACTGTCTTGTCATAAGTTAAGTTCAATCCGGTACACGTTTTCAGTAAATACTATTCATAATTAGGTCAATTCCGAAATCAACGTCTTAAGTCGACTTCGTTCTATCTTCATTGGACACGCGTAATTATATTACTGTTTCGTCCACAATACCGGCGGTCAATGctactgtgcgagcgggacagcaatattatacacgtgcgatagagataggaacggGCGGGTCAattacgaaattcttcgtgcttagtaGCGTCCTTACATCTGTCAGCCTAGACGACTTCGACTTATACCTAATGTTTGCCCAACAAAATGTCACATAAGTATGATGTTACATGATACAGTCGTTGGAGTTGATAGGATCGAAGTATTTGACGCCCGACCTGCCGGCGCTCGCGTCGGCGGCGCGCCACGCGGCGCGGCCCGGCGTGCGGCTGCGGCTCCAGATAGACTACAGCCTTATGTCGGATGAGGTTCGAATGGTACGCCGCTTGTGTTGTGttatattcatttttaaatGGGATTCAATTTTATCTTGCTACTCGTTGCCGTGGTAACGGTAGTAGTAGTAATCACTGTAATCAGTGTACACAACATAGGTTTAGGGTAATTCCAGGATAGATGCCCTGCCCCACTTTTGAAATAGCTCTAATATTCATCATTTTATAGCAATGTGTATGATAACTATAGTtcttaatgtattattttactgTACTTGTTTTGATATAAGTTGTACTTTTTAACCTCTTAAAAATGGGATAGGGGCTTAGGGGGCCACCCGTGGGGGATAGACGACTCGTCGTAAAAATGGGCCAGAAGATAGATACCCTTGAAATTAAACAagcaaaataaacatttatcagtctttatattaaatactctttattgcacacctcaatacagaaacagtacaaataatacaacacataaagaagaggttaacaacaggtatattttattatgttttcttATAGTTCCGAGCTATTTTGAGGATTGCACTTAGGATTGCCTATAGGGCATCGATCGCGATACAAAACGGGGCAACtatagtaataacaaaattaaaacaaattatattaatcGATTATGCCTAAGCTTCAGGCACCgaaatgaattaataaaaaacaggAATTATAAGTGATTCCAAAGTTATTCGATAACGaatactttaaaatattattattattgaagtcTAGCCACGGAAGGTTTTGTCACTCATGGACGAAACGCGTGCCCTTACCTTGGGCTTATGTTCACAACAGCGGCACTGAGGTTTGCGGAGGGAGAGCTTGCATTATGTAGTGGAGTTGTACTCCCACAGTCCTGCTACTAGTCGAAATTAAAATCGAGGCATCTATCCTGGAATTATCTACATACAATCATGCGGTCTTCTgaacaattataaaaagttCAAAACAAAGATACTTTACTTAATAgagaaaaatgttaaaataaaaaggaaTACTAAATTAATACTTAGTTCTAAGATCGATTTAGGTATAAGAAATTGCCAGCTAAGTAGTTGTAGGCAAGCTGGAATCTTGAATCTACCTACTTTTAACATTATGTTTTAAGAGCTCCCTAGATGGCGCTATTAAATTATTGATCTTTGGCGATTGAATAAATGGAACACGTATATAAAAACAAGGTTTACCTAGTCTATAAGTTACATTAgctaattattgttttttttctttacaggCACAAATGTGCGGGGAGTATGATCAGTTCAAGTCAGAGTATGAAGACCTGGATATAGAGTTTTATGGTTaccttaaaataattttacagtagtaatattttttatcagaaaaatcattttttaactCATTGTCTTTGAGTTACAATCCTCATACTTATTCGACAATGAGGTTAAAACCAACTGCCAGGTGTTGGGCAAAAAGTAATTGCATTACGATTTATGAATTgcaattacaaaatgtaatttgaaTTATGAATTGAAATTACGGAAATGTAATTGTAATTGCATTAAAATTTCACTgcattacaaaatgtaattcgCAATGCAATtagaaattacattttgtattttaattcgtattgtattatttcatgcattacaaattacactcacttagtaaaaacattttcattgtttttataagCATTCTATACTTGTTTGTGGGTTTGTGTTCTAATTTAATATGTTAAGGCCAAATTTTGCAACtcaattttaaggcaacttatcctcaaaattatcaacaaaaaaaaatttttacataCTTGTGTCAGTTTTTTAGTACGTGTTttagttcttacattcaactttggACGCTATTTGTGTCAGTCCAaaacaaaagggaccttatggcggtatTTTTTAGGTGGGTTGAGTCTTCTATTAATAGTTAGGTATATGTTTCTAGATTTATATCCCTTAGATAACTCAATTTCCGCCACACGGTCCCTTTTGTTTAGGACTGACACATATGTACACTTTTGCAGTTGACTGTACCTCCCGGATATGattataaaatgaaccatagagactcacttagagataaatttaaggaaattgacatattgacagtgcactgtcaatacatttatgagaatattctgtatgtacataaaaatattgccgattttaagaaaaattgtgacattcataatattaatactagaaataaacataagctcgcagtgcccttcactcggctccataaaattaaaaaaatcattcatgggtaattgtgtaagattttattataaacttccaaaccatattactgaattatcaataataaatttaagaatcatgtcaagcgtaaacttatttctaaagcttattataccacacaagactacatgaatgataaaacaacgctgGATTAATCCCAcgtgtgattcgaaatgattaattatttattatatttgaataatgatgatgaattggatattccaatgcatgtataggtaaaaaacttaagtaagtcacctgttgtatgtagttgtgacgtgttcgaatagatatttgttttgtttgtgtgtgtcttttaaacatgtattgtctattcgaacacgtcacaactacgtACAAcagtgacttacttaagttttttacctatatgattggatcctcaggaaaatcaagatcgtttgacattatttacaaaaaaactgtcaagtagccaattgtctCGGTACTCTCGTTGTTAGTTGACTGTTAAAAAACAAAGTGCAGTCGGCGACAGAATtttgacaaaaacatttttatatcaatGTGTTGGCCAATATAACCAAAAAccacctacgtaatttggtcgggttcattgttacccaccataaaaACGGTGGACAATAAAAAACATCTATGTcacttaggactttttagaagtaaGAAAGGACAAGTGAGACTATGAAaaagacaaacaataatagcgttTTCTTTGCTACTCCTGAAAGTTccgtaagagcatctcgttcagTCATCTCCTCCttcccccatttcatctctatattataggGAGGGTgaatgaactgtaggaggcagcacaggagccgtcagatttttggcgcaaggcgtaaatgtgatgctttttgttccgatgtagcccacaagatggcagaacctacacaaaaaaacacgtgacgtgtacatgtgcatgtttatggttccgatttaggccacaagatggcagaccctccaacgcgcacggtcacTATTGTACCTCTATCTTAAAGAAGCATATtagaaaaaggttttttttcccataaatggcttttactcctGGCTAGTTTtagtaattttgaataaa
Proteins encoded:
- the LOC133518207 gene encoding uncharacterized protein LOC133518207 — translated: MTGCSVAASVCRWGARLRSLTLDGIESLDDEDVVAVIRGCPEIMSLELIGSKYLTPDLPALASAARHAARPGVRLRLQIDYSLMSDEVRMAQMCGEYDQFKSEYEDLDIEFYGYLKIILQ